One window of the Lates calcarifer isolate ASB-BC8 unplaced genomic scaffold, TLL_Latcal_v3 _unitig_2057_quiver_978, whole genome shotgun sequence genome contains the following:
- the LOC108891906 gene encoding histone H3.v1-like: MSCSSCSCCCCESPSGELLQGIRKKEQLVREEEEEQEEEEEETGGGGRGGGEEEESRRNMDISLLREQYRSSRDRQRRHTQVLLFRRVSEELSDAISIIPVTQGLTSPPPAPTFDPDPSTFDPWHLHLGLHRRSCPGVSVQLPGSSPETNSSVHSSSRRPSSSSSESRGTSPCSSFNSTTEEDLRAGGSRADPPEDSQESSAPGSLTSSEGSSTPVASAAGSQEDLKESRSTDVKTSASVRRRGLRFTRQLSVGGVGSSSGVHHNQDFYPFPNRKTPRISEAARRLGMYSSF; encoded by the exons atgtcctgctcctcctgctcctgctgctgctgtgagagtCCCAGTGGAGAGCTGCTGCagg GGATCAGGAAGAAGGAGCAGctggtcagagaggaggaggaggagcaggaggaggaggaggaggaaacagggggaggaggaagaggaggaggagaggaagaggagagcaggaggaacaTGGacatctctctgctcagagaaCAGTACcggagcagcagagacagacagaggagacacacTCAGGTGCTTCTGTTCCGGAGAG tgtcaGAGGAGCTGTCAGACGCCATCAGCATCATCCCCGTCACTCAGGGTTTGACGTCACCGCCTCCGGCCCCGACCTTTGACCCCGACCCGTCGACCTTTGACCCCTGGCACCTCCACCTGGGCCTCCACCGGCGCTCCTGCCCCGGCGTCAGCGTCCAGCTCCCGGGCTCCTCCCCGGAGACAAACAGCAGCGTCCACAGTTCGTCCAG GCGTCCGTCATCTTCGTCCTCGGAGTCCAGAGGAACGTCTCCCTGCAGCTCcttcaacagcaccacagaagaagaccTCCGAGCAGGGGGGTCCAGAGCAGATCCTCCTGAGGATTCTCAGGAGAGCTCGGCCCCCGGCTCCCTGACCAGCTCTGAGGGAAGCTCCACCCCCGTCGCCTCGGCCGCCGGCTCACAGGAAGACCTGAAGGAGAGCCGGTCTACAGATGTAAAAACCAGCGCttcagtgaggaggaggggcCTCAGGTTCACCAGGCAGCTGAGCGTAGGGGGGGTGGGCTCGTCCTCGGGGGTCCACCACAACCAGGACTTCTACCCGTTCCCCAACAGGAAGACCCCGAGGATCTCTGAGGCCGCCAGGAGGCTGGGGATGTACTCGTCCTTCTGA